One region of Clavibacter michiganensis subsp. tessellarius genomic DNA includes:
- a CDS encoding ATP-dependent nuclease: MDFLDGFAFSGYRSFASEGLAVLHPLRKVNLIAGQNNVGKSNVMRVLKSAFGVERGAVGPFDRPHGDAEQTIRKLQYFTFESIIAWPGSAHLLPHLKQYLLDLLTKFAAQTELSHDGGLWLQINDSGSIDSDALRAVSQKVGDSIQTRELALAISGQSSSRRGEDGHFVLERIFAHMPPTPTSHIIDGVRAISDDNEEAPDLNGRSIKGRLLRLQNPPTSRLEDKHLFNAIQDFVRAVLDDSSITINIPYDLSTIHITQDGHTLPIENLGTGIHEVVIIAAASTILGDSIVCIEEPEVHLHPVLQRKLLRYLAEHTSNQYFIATHSAHILDSGIGSIFHVTRTAGASAVTYAGSANGRAALCADLGYRPSDLVQTNAVLWVEGPSDRIYLKHWIDSFAPGRFIEGIHYSIMFYGGALLKMLSPLDIEEIDEFISLRSLNRYMLVMMDSDKKLESAELNDSKKRVINGLEGDPECSLSWVTAGYTVENYIPQVALDAAVRIAHPSTNGRTFTSQRRYTNPLSGRRLGVSQPSKVAIAKQVVAAGSPTWTLDLESQIRATIALIERANIQA, translated from the coding sequence ATGGACTTCCTCGACGGCTTCGCGTTCTCCGGTTACAGAAGTTTTGCTTCAGAGGGACTCGCAGTACTGCATCCTCTTCGCAAAGTTAATTTGATTGCCGGACAGAATAATGTAGGCAAATCTAATGTAATGAGAGTCTTGAAGTCCGCATTCGGGGTAGAACGAGGTGCCGTGGGTCCATTCGATAGACCCCATGGAGACGCAGAGCAGACCATTAGGAAACTGCAATATTTCACCTTCGAATCCATCATCGCATGGCCCGGATCTGCGCACCTTCTGCCTCATCTGAAGCAATATCTTCTAGACTTACTGACTAAGTTTGCCGCACAAACCGAACTGAGTCACGATGGTGGTCTTTGGCTGCAGATAAATGATAGCGGATCCATCGATTCGGACGCGCTCCGGGCGGTCTCGCAGAAAGTTGGCGACTCAATACAAACGCGCGAGCTTGCTCTCGCAATCTCCGGCCAAAGCAGTAGCCGTAGAGGTGAGGATGGACATTTTGTGCTTGAACGAATATTTGCTCACATGCCACCCACCCCAACCTCACACATTATTGACGGCGTCCGCGCCATTTCGGACGACAACGAGGAGGCGCCGGACCTAAATGGTCGAAGTATCAAAGGTAGGCTACTGCGGCTTCAAAACCCGCCGACGAGCCGACTAGAAGATAAGCATCTCTTCAACGCTATCCAAGATTTCGTTCGAGCAGTTCTGGACGACAGTAGTATCACAATAAATATTCCCTATGATTTATCGACCATTCACATAACACAAGATGGCCACACGTTGCCGATCGAGAATCTGGGGACGGGCATTCACGAGGTGGTTATAATTGCCGCGGCATCTACTATTCTCGGAGATTCCATCGTCTGCATAGAAGAGCCTGAAGTGCATTTGCACCCAGTACTACAGAGGAAGCTGCTCAGGTATCTAGCCGAGCACACATCGAACCAGTACTTCATCGCGACACACTCGGCTCATATTTTAGATTCAGGCATAGGGTCTATTTTTCACGTTACTCGGACAGCAGGCGCCTCGGCCGTGACGTACGCGGGCTCCGCCAACGGACGAGCGGCGTTATGCGCGGATCTTGGATATCGCCCCTCGGACCTAGTTCAAACCAATGCGGTACTATGGGTAGAGGGTCCATCCGATCGTATTTATTTGAAACATTGGATTGACTCTTTTGCACCAGGGCGGTTCATCGAGGGCATACACTACTCGATCATGTTCTACGGTGGCGCGCTACTCAAAATGCTATCTCCACTAGATATTGAAGAAATCGACGAGTTTATTTCACTCCGAAGCCTGAACAGATATATGCTTGTCATGATGGACTCTGACAAGAAGCTCGAGAGCGCGGAGCTGAATGACAGCAAAAAGAGAGTAATCAATGGGCTGGAAGGCGACCCCGAGTGCAGCCTAAGCTGGGTGACGGCCGGATACACGGTAGAGAACTACATTCCACAAGTCGCACTTGATGCCGCCGTACGTATAGCTCACCCATCCACAAATGGCAGAACCTTCACTTCTCAACGTCGATATACCAATCCTCTGTCGGGGCGGCGACTCGGGGTTAGTCAGCCGAGTAAAGTGGCGATCGCGAAACAAGTTGTGGCAGCAGGATCCCCCACTTGGACCTTGGACCTCGAGTCGCAAATTCGGGCGACTATTGCCCTAATAGAGCGAGCTAATATTCAAGCGTAG
- a CDS encoding glycosyltransferase family 9 protein: protein MPVVAPLHETFPRVRSIAVLRGGGLGDLIFALPAIAALRAAYPGARITLLGTPLHRALLAGRPGAPEEIEVLPVAHGVRDVPGTDPDPAEVEAFAARMRERRFDLAVQVHGGGRNSNPFLLRLGARHTVGTATDDAERLERVIPYVYYQHEVLRGLEVAGLAGAPVADLEPVVEVTDAERAAAAEHVTGAPGGLVVIHPGATDPRRRWPVESFAEVARRAAADDAQVVVVGDATDAADADRIVALGREGLPAEQAARITSLADSLTLGELAGLFTHADVVLGNDSGPRHLAQAVGARTVGVFWFGNVVNAAAFGRTRHRIHIGWTTRCPVCGVDVTQVGWTAERCAHDPSHVADVRVDDVHADVEQLRRASLSQISILL, encoded by the coding sequence GTGCCCGTCGTCGCCCCGCTCCACGAGACCTTCCCTCGCGTCCGCTCCATCGCCGTGCTGCGCGGCGGCGGGCTCGGCGACCTGATCTTCGCGCTGCCCGCGATCGCGGCGCTGCGGGCCGCGTACCCGGGCGCGCGGATCACGCTGCTCGGCACGCCGCTGCACCGCGCGCTGCTGGCCGGTCGCCCGGGAGCGCCCGAGGAGATCGAGGTGCTGCCGGTCGCGCACGGGGTGCGGGACGTGCCGGGCACGGATCCGGACCCCGCGGAGGTCGAGGCGTTCGCGGCCCGGATGCGCGAGCGCCGCTTCGACCTCGCCGTGCAGGTGCACGGCGGCGGACGCAACTCCAACCCGTTCCTGCTGCGGCTCGGCGCGCGGCACACCGTGGGCACGGCGACCGACGACGCCGAGCGGCTCGAGCGCGTGATCCCGTACGTCTACTACCAGCACGAGGTGCTGCGCGGGCTCGAGGTCGCGGGGCTCGCGGGCGCGCCCGTCGCCGACCTGGAGCCGGTCGTCGAGGTGACCGACGCCGAGCGCGCCGCGGCGGCCGAGCACGTGACGGGCGCGCCGGGCGGGCTCGTCGTGATCCACCCGGGCGCCACCGACCCGCGCCGCCGATGGCCGGTCGAGTCGTTCGCGGAGGTCGCGCGGCGGGCCGCCGCCGACGACGCGCAGGTGGTCGTCGTGGGCGACGCGACCGACGCCGCGGACGCCGACCGGATCGTCGCGCTCGGCCGGGAGGGCCTGCCCGCGGAGCAGGCCGCGCGGATCACCTCGCTCGCCGACTCCCTGACCCTCGGCGAGCTCGCCGGCCTCTTCACGCACGCCGACGTCGTGCTCGGCAACGACAGCGGCCCGCGCCACCTCGCGCAGGCCGTCGGTGCGCGCACGGTCGGGGTGTTCTGGTTCGGCAACGTCGTGAACGCGGCGGCGTTCGGGCGCACGCGGCACCGGATCCACATCGGCTGGACCACGCGCTGCCCGGTCTGCGGCGTCGACGTCACCCAGGTCGGCTGGACCGCCGAGCGCTGCGCGCACGACCCGTCGCACGTCGCCGATGTGCGCGTGGACGACGTGCACGCGGACGTGGAGCAGCTGCGGCGGGCGTCGCTGTCTCAGATCTCGATTCTACTTTGA
- a CDS encoding LacI family DNA-binding transcriptional regulator, translated as MTSPPSAVKSGGRRTPGGRTVSMADVAAHAGVSAQTVSRVSNGAQNVEASTRQRVVDAMAELGYRPNSAARALKTGRFRSIGIIMFTLSTLGNMRTLDAIVTAASDAGYTITLMPVPHPTEGEVAGAFSRLQEEAVDGVVIIIEAHMLDRADVIIPVGLPVVIIDSDAGDPFVVVDTDQEQGTRLVTQHLLDLGHTAIVHVAGPSTSYSAARRAAEWRATMVDAGLSPEDPAQGDWTTASGYRIGKELGQRADITGIVAANDQMALGIMHALHELGRDVPGDISVVGFDDTEESSSFWPPLTTVHQDFTEIGRRSMQVLLEMLDGREPSGERIVPTRLVVRESAAAPRADARPAEAT; from the coding sequence ATGACATCTCCACCGTCGGCCGTCAAGTCGGGTGGCCGGCGCACGCCCGGCGGCCGCACCGTGTCGATGGCGGACGTCGCGGCGCACGCCGGGGTCTCCGCGCAGACCGTCTCCCGCGTGTCCAACGGCGCGCAGAACGTGGAGGCCTCGACCCGCCAGCGCGTGGTCGACGCGATGGCCGAGCTCGGCTACCGGCCGAACAGCGCGGCCCGGGCGCTGAAGACGGGCCGCTTCCGCAGCATCGGCATCATCATGTTCACGCTCTCGACCCTCGGGAACATGCGCACGCTCGACGCGATCGTCACGGCCGCGTCCGACGCCGGCTACACGATCACGCTGATGCCCGTGCCGCACCCCACCGAGGGCGAGGTGGCCGGTGCGTTCAGCCGGCTGCAGGAGGAGGCGGTCGACGGGGTCGTCATCATCATCGAGGCGCACATGCTCGACCGGGCCGACGTCATCATCCCCGTGGGTCTGCCCGTCGTGATCATCGACTCCGACGCGGGCGACCCGTTCGTGGTCGTCGACACCGACCAGGAGCAGGGCACGCGCCTCGTGACCCAGCACCTGCTGGACCTCGGGCACACCGCGATCGTGCACGTCGCCGGCCCGTCCACCTCGTACTCGGCGGCCCGGCGCGCGGCGGAGTGGCGGGCGACGATGGTCGACGCCGGGCTCTCCCCGGAGGATCCCGCGCAGGGCGACTGGACCACCGCGTCCGGCTACCGCATCGGCAAGGAGCTCGGGCAGCGCGCCGACATCACCGGGATCGTGGCCGCGAACGACCAGATGGCGCTCGGGATCATGCACGCGCTGCACGAGCTCGGGCGCGACGTGCCGGGCGACATCAGCGTGGTCGGCTTCGACGACACCGAGGAGTCGAGCTCGTTCTGGCCGCCGCTCACCACCGTGCACCAGGACTTCACCGAGATCGGCCGCCGCTCGATGCAGGTCCTGCTGGAGATGCTCGACGGCCGCGAGCCCTCGGGCGAGCGCATCGTGCCGACGCGGCTCGTGGTGCGCGAGAGCGCGGCGGCGCCGCGGGCGGACGCCCGGCCCGCCGAAGCGACCTGA
- a CDS encoding carbohydrate ABC transporter permease produces MTTMSTSAARPKAPDAARPSGPPMRRDKRRWTGLGFVAPFLVVFLVVLIAPVGYSIYLSLFQERMIGGNSFVGIDNYARAFQDAKFWEALGRVALFLVVQVPIMLFVALFAALALDSARLHLTAFFRISIFLPYAVPAVVAALMWGFIYGNRFGLVGNLEQATGWDLPDLLSQSWILASIGNIVTWEFVGYNMLLFYAALRVISPDLYEAAELDGAGPFRIVTGIKLPAIRGALVIGVIFSIIGSFQLFNEPNILQTLAPNGISSFFTPNMYAYNLSFAGQEFNYSAAIAIIMGVLTMVVAYVVQLVGTRKDS; encoded by the coding sequence ATGACGACGATGTCGACCTCGGCCGCCCGGCCGAAGGCGCCCGACGCGGCCCGCCCCAGCGGTCCCCCGATGCGACGCGACAAGCGACGCTGGACCGGTCTGGGCTTCGTGGCCCCGTTCCTCGTGGTCTTCCTCGTCGTGCTCATCGCGCCCGTCGGCTACTCGATCTACCTCAGCCTGTTCCAGGAGCGGATGATCGGCGGCAACTCGTTCGTCGGCATCGACAACTACGCGCGCGCCTTCCAGGACGCGAAGTTCTGGGAGGCCCTCGGCCGCGTCGCGCTGTTCCTCGTGGTGCAGGTGCCGATCATGCTGTTCGTCGCCCTCTTCGCGGCGCTCGCGCTCGACTCGGCCCGCCTCCACCTCACGGCGTTCTTCCGCATCTCGATCTTCCTGCCCTACGCCGTCCCCGCGGTCGTCGCCGCGCTCATGTGGGGCTTCATCTACGGCAACCGCTTCGGCCTCGTCGGCAACCTCGAGCAGGCCACCGGCTGGGACCTGCCCGACCTGCTCTCGCAGAGCTGGATCCTCGCGTCGATCGGCAACATCGTCACGTGGGAGTTCGTCGGCTACAACATGCTGCTGTTCTACGCGGCCCTCCGCGTCATCTCGCCCGACCTCTACGAGGCCGCCGAGCTCGACGGCGCCGGCCCCTTCCGCATCGTCACCGGCATCAAGCTGCCCGCCATCCGCGGCGCGCTCGTCATCGGCGTGATCTTCTCCATCATCGGCAGCTTCCAGCTCTTCAACGAGCCGAACATCCTGCAGACGCTGGCGCCGAACGGGATCAGCTCGTTCTTCACGCCGAACATGTACGCCTACAACCTGTCCTTCGCGGGACAGGAGTTCAACTACTCCGCCGCCATCGCGATCATCATGGGCGTCCTGACGATGGTGGTCGCCTACGTGGTGCAGCTCGTCGGCACCCGGAAGGACAGCTGA
- a CDS encoding carbohydrate ABC transporter permease, giving the protein MSTLTGTPLAAPDAGTPVRDAPAERSPKRRKSAGAPRERRSIVLTIVMSLLLIYSVLPLFWLLVNSTKTQDALFSSFGLWFSGDFALWDNIQGVLTYGNGEFVRWLGNTLIYVVVGAGGATLLATLAGYGLAKFDFPGKKIVFAVVLGAVAIPGTALAVPTFLLFSQMGLTNTPWAIILPSLISPFGLYLIWTYAVDSVPTEILEAARMDGSSELRTFFTISLRLLSPGLITVLLFSIVATWNNYFLPLIMLSDSRWYPLTVGLNQWNAQSTTVGGQPIYNLVITGSFLAIIPIVIAFLFLQRYWQSGLSAGGVKA; this is encoded by the coding sequence GTGTCGACCCTCACCGGAACCCCCCTCGCCGCGCCCGACGCCGGCACGCCCGTCCGCGACGCCCCCGCGGAGCGCTCCCCCAAGCGCCGCAAGAGCGCCGGCGCCCCGCGCGAGCGCCGCAGCATCGTGCTCACCATCGTGATGTCGCTGCTGCTGATCTACTCCGTGCTCCCGCTCTTCTGGCTCCTGGTCAACTCGACCAAGACGCAGGACGCGCTGTTCAGCTCGTTCGGCCTCTGGTTCTCGGGCGACTTCGCGCTGTGGGACAACATCCAGGGCGTGCTCACGTACGGCAACGGCGAGTTCGTCCGCTGGCTCGGCAACACGTTGATCTACGTGGTGGTCGGCGCGGGCGGCGCCACGCTGCTCGCCACCCTCGCGGGCTACGGCCTGGCGAAGTTCGACTTCCCGGGCAAGAAGATCGTGTTCGCGGTGGTGCTCGGCGCCGTCGCGATCCCGGGCACCGCCCTCGCGGTGCCGACCTTCCTGCTCTTCAGCCAGATGGGCCTCACGAACACCCCGTGGGCGATCATCCTCCCGTCGCTCATCAGCCCCTTCGGCCTGTACCTCATCTGGACCTACGCGGTCGACTCGGTGCCCACCGAGATCCTCGAGGCGGCCCGCATGGACGGCTCGAGCGAGCTCCGCACCTTCTTCACGATCAGCCTGCGGCTCCTCAGCCCCGGCCTCATCACGGTGCTGCTGTTCTCGATCGTCGCGACCTGGAACAACTACTTCCTGCCCCTGATCATGCTGAGCGACTCCCGCTGGTACCCCCTCACGGTGGGCCTCAACCAGTGGAACGCGCAGTCCACCACCGTGGGCGGCCAGCCGATCTACAACCTCGTCATCACGGGCTCTTTCCTCGCGATCATCCCCATCGTGATCGCGTTCCTCTTCCTCCAGCGCTACTGGCAGTCCGGCCTCTCGGCCGGCGGCGTCAAGGCGTAG
- a CDS encoding ABC transporter substrate-binding protein produces MSISFPRRAKRAIALGLGIVLAGSLAACSSGSGGASADSASADDLAKALDTQSSITVWGWAPAIKPIAEAFEKEHPKVTVDVQNVGTGADQYTKLQNAIKAGKGAPDVAQIEYFAIPQFALGKSLADLSGYGYTDLKDQFTASTWNAVTEGDALYALPQDSGPMAMFYRQDVFDKYQIAVPTTWDEYVAAAEKMHAADPNQYITSDSGDAGFTTSMIWQAGGKPYKVDGDKVTIDMQDAGAKKYTAMWNQLVANGSLAQTPGWTDEWFRGLGDGSIATLITGAWMPGNLEAQATAGSGQWRVAPMPQYTAGDTATAESGGSSIAVMQQSANKLVAAEFAKFTTANEEGRKISFDAGGFPSTTADLNSPEFLSEAPEYFGGQKINEVLSAASKEVVPDWQYLPFQVYANSIFSDSASSAYSAGTSLDPVLEAWGKAAAEYGQQQGFSVDVK; encoded by the coding sequence ATGTCCATCTCGTTCCCCCGCAGGGCGAAGCGCGCCATCGCGCTCGGCCTCGGCATCGTCCTCGCGGGCTCGCTCGCGGCGTGCTCCTCCGGATCCGGCGGCGCCAGCGCCGACTCCGCCTCGGCCGACGACCTCGCCAAGGCCCTCGACACGCAGTCCTCCATCACCGTCTGGGGCTGGGCCCCGGCCATCAAGCCGATCGCCGAGGCGTTCGAGAAGGAGCACCCGAAGGTCACGGTCGACGTGCAGAACGTCGGCACCGGCGCCGACCAGTACACGAAGCTCCAGAACGCCATCAAGGCGGGCAAGGGCGCTCCCGACGTGGCGCAGATCGAGTACTTCGCGATCCCGCAGTTCGCGCTCGGCAAGTCCCTCGCCGACCTCTCGGGCTACGGCTACACGGACCTCAAGGACCAGTTCACGGCGTCGACCTGGAACGCGGTCACCGAGGGCGACGCCCTCTACGCGCTACCGCAGGACTCGGGCCCCATGGCGATGTTCTACCGCCAGGACGTCTTCGACAAGTACCAGATCGCCGTCCCCACCACGTGGGACGAGTACGTGGCCGCCGCGGAGAAGATGCACGCCGCCGACCCGAACCAGTACATCACCAGCGACTCCGGCGACGCCGGCTTCACCACGAGCATGATCTGGCAGGCCGGCGGCAAGCCCTACAAGGTCGACGGCGACAAGGTCACCATCGACATGCAGGACGCGGGCGCCAAGAAGTACACGGCCATGTGGAACCAGCTCGTCGCCAACGGCTCGCTCGCCCAGACCCCCGGCTGGACCGACGAGTGGTTCCGCGGACTCGGCGACGGATCCATCGCCACGCTGATCACCGGCGCCTGGATGCCCGGCAACCTCGAGGCGCAGGCCACCGCGGGCTCCGGCCAGTGGCGCGTCGCCCCGATGCCGCAGTACACCGCGGGCGACACCGCGACCGCGGAGAGCGGCGGATCCTCCATCGCCGTCATGCAGCAGTCGGCCAACAAGCTCGTCGCGGCGGAGTTCGCGAAGTTCACCACCGCGAACGAGGAGGGTCGCAAGATCTCCTTCGACGCCGGCGGATTCCCCTCCACCACGGCGGACCTGAACAGCCCCGAGTTCCTGTCCGAGGCGCCCGAGTACTTCGGCGGCCAGAAGATCAACGAGGTGCTCAGCGCGGCCTCGAAGGAGGTCGTCCCGGACTGGCAGTACCTGCCCTTCCAGGTCTACGCGAACAGCATCTTCAGCGACTCGGCCTCGTCGGCGTACTCCGCCGGCACCTCGCTCGACCCCGTCCTCGAGGCGTGGGGCAAGGCGGCTGCCGAGTACGGCCAGCAGCAGGGCTTCTCCGTCGACGTGAAGTAG
- a CDS encoding glycoside hydrolase family 35 protein, producing the protein MPGLPATSARFRIGADDFELDGRPHRVIAGALHYFRVHPDHWADRIRKARLMGLDTIETYVAWNAHSPERGAFDTSAGLDLGRFLDLVHAEGMHAIVRPGPYICAEWDGGGLPGWLFEDPAVGVRRSEPLYLAAVDEFLRRVYEIVAPRQIDHGGPVVLVQIENEYGAYGDDAEYLRHLVDLTRESGIIVPLTTVDQPTDEMLARGSLDELHRTGSFGSRATERLATLRRHQPTGPLMCSEFWDGWFDHWGEHHHTTSAADAAAELDALLAAGASVNIYMFHGGTNFGFTNGANHKGTYQSHVTSYDYDAPLDETGSPTAKFFAFRDVIARYRSVPDEVPAQRGDAPAFATAFDAVVPLEDLVTDPAAWRATPAVPSMDALGVFRGFALHRVALPASERTRVLAFGEVRDRAVVSVDGVRIGVIQRDQHETAIAVPPGRILEVLVEDQGRVNYGVRIGEAKGLIGPATLDGEELTGWESQPLDLGAMAAAVASASAIAAAPGEPDAPVRFLDGPVLAHASFEMAEPADLFLDTRSWGKGVAFVNGFALGRYWTRGPQHTLYVPGAQLRAGRNDLVVFETGAAADPVVAFLAQPELGHLES; encoded by the coding sequence ATGCCCGGCCTCCCCGCCACCAGCGCCCGCTTCCGCATCGGCGCCGACGACTTCGAGCTCGACGGCCGCCCCCACCGCGTCATCGCGGGCGCGCTCCACTACTTCCGCGTGCACCCCGACCACTGGGCCGACCGGATCCGCAAGGCGCGCCTCATGGGCCTCGACACCATCGAGACGTACGTCGCCTGGAACGCGCACTCCCCCGAGCGCGGCGCCTTCGACACGAGCGCCGGGCTCGACCTCGGCCGGTTCCTCGACCTGGTGCACGCGGAGGGCATGCACGCGATCGTGCGCCCGGGGCCCTACATCTGCGCGGAGTGGGACGGCGGCGGGCTCCCCGGCTGGCTGTTCGAGGATCCCGCGGTGGGCGTCCGCCGCAGCGAGCCCCTCTACCTCGCGGCCGTCGACGAGTTCCTCCGCCGCGTGTACGAGATCGTCGCGCCGCGGCAGATCGACCACGGCGGGCCCGTGGTCCTGGTGCAGATCGAGAACGAGTACGGCGCGTACGGCGACGACGCCGAGTACCTCCGCCACCTCGTCGACCTCACGCGGGAGTCGGGCATCATCGTGCCGCTGACGACCGTCGACCAGCCGACCGATGAGATGCTCGCGCGCGGCAGCCTCGACGAGCTGCACCGCACCGGGTCCTTCGGCTCGCGCGCCACCGAGCGCCTCGCGACCCTGCGCCGCCACCAGCCGACCGGGCCGCTCATGTGCAGCGAGTTCTGGGACGGCTGGTTCGACCACTGGGGCGAGCACCACCACACGACCTCGGCCGCGGACGCCGCCGCCGAGCTGGACGCGCTCCTCGCCGCGGGCGCGTCGGTGAACATCTACATGTTCCACGGCGGCACGAACTTCGGCTTCACGAACGGCGCCAATCACAAGGGCACGTACCAGTCGCACGTCACCTCGTACGACTACGACGCCCCGCTGGACGAGACCGGATCCCCGACGGCCAAGTTCTTCGCGTTCCGCGACGTGATCGCCCGCTACCGGTCGGTGCCCGACGAGGTGCCCGCGCAGCGCGGCGACGCACCCGCCTTCGCGACGGCGTTCGACGCGGTCGTGCCGCTCGAGGACCTCGTGACGGATCCCGCCGCCTGGCGCGCGACGCCCGCCGTGCCCTCGATGGACGCGCTGGGCGTCTTCCGCGGCTTCGCGCTGCACCGGGTGGCGCTGCCCGCGTCCGAGCGGACGCGCGTGCTCGCGTTCGGCGAGGTGCGCGACCGGGCCGTCGTGTCGGTCGACGGCGTGCGGATCGGCGTGATCCAGCGCGACCAGCACGAGACGGCGATCGCGGTGCCGCCCGGCCGGATCCTCGAGGTGCTCGTGGAGGACCAGGGGCGCGTGAACTACGGCGTGCGGATCGGCGAGGCGAAGGGCCTCATCGGTCCGGCGACGCTCGACGGCGAGGAGCTCACGGGTTGGGAGAGCCAGCCGCTCGACCTCGGCGCGATGGCCGCGGCGGTGGCCTCGGCGTCCGCCATCGCGGCCGCGCCCGGGGAGCCGGATGCGCCGGTCCGCTTCCTCGACGGGCCCGTGCTCGCGCACGCGTCGTTCGAGATGGCGGAGCCCGCCGACCTGTTCCTCGACACGCGCTCGTGGGGCAAGGGCGTCGCCTTCGTCAACGGCTTCGCGCTCGGCCGCTACTGGACCCGCGGGCCCCAGCACACGCTCTACGTTCCCGGCGCGCAGCTCCGCGCGGGCCGGAACGACCTCGTCGTCTTCGAGACGGGCGCGGCGGCGGATCCCGTCGTGGCGTTCCTGGCGCAGCCGGAGCTGGGGCACCTGGAGTCGTAG
- a CDS encoding PDDEXK nuclease domain-containing protein, producing MTDVLPLPTDYASVLTALKQPVRTAQLTAQRRVNTQLVELYWSIGHVILERQADEGWGGAVVARLADDLRAEFPAMKGFSRSNLFHMRAFAGAWPDRAEVVQQAVGRLPWGHITVLLGKLDDRAARDWYAARAAEHGWSRNVLTNQIMNRTLERIGAPPTNFVGQLAPADSDLARELGKDPYVFDFLDLTDAVSERELEQALMDRIVDTLRELGAGFAFVGRQVHFDVDGDDFYVDLLFFHTEQLRYVVIELKTGKFEPAFAGQLGFYVAVVDDEMRREFHRPTVGILICGSRNQRTVRYALGQASAPMAVSTYTYESLPAAEQHALPAAEQIIAALGWAEDDGSA from the coding sequence GTGACCGACGTGCTGCCGCTGCCCACCGACTACGCGAGCGTCCTCACGGCGCTGAAGCAGCCTGTCCGGACAGCCCAGCTCACCGCCCAGCGTCGCGTGAACACGCAGCTGGTCGAGCTGTACTGGTCCATCGGCCACGTCATCCTGGAGCGCCAGGCAGACGAGGGCTGGGGTGGTGCCGTCGTCGCGCGCCTCGCCGATGACCTTCGCGCCGAGTTCCCCGCGATGAAGGGCTTCTCCCGCTCGAACCTCTTCCACATGCGAGCCTTCGCCGGGGCGTGGCCCGACCGTGCCGAAGTAGTCCAACAAGCTGTTGGACGCCTTCCGTGGGGGCACATCACCGTCCTCCTCGGCAAGCTCGACGACCGGGCAGCACGCGACTGGTATGCCGCGCGCGCCGCCGAGCACGGCTGGTCGCGCAACGTGCTCACGAACCAGATCATGAACCGGACCCTCGAGCGGATCGGCGCCCCGCCGACGAACTTCGTCGGCCAGCTCGCCCCTGCCGACTCCGACCTGGCCCGGGAACTCGGCAAGGACCCGTACGTCTTCGACTTCCTCGACCTCACCGACGCGGTCTCCGAGCGCGAGCTCGAGCAGGCGCTCATGGACCGGATCGTCGACACCCTCCGCGAGCTCGGCGCCGGTTTCGCGTTCGTCGGCCGCCAGGTGCACTTCGATGTCGATGGCGACGACTTCTACGTCGACCTCCTGTTCTTCCACACCGAGCAGCTCCGTTACGTCGTCATCGAGCTCAAGACCGGGAAGTTCGAACCGGCCTTCGCCGGGCAGCTCGGCTTCTACGTCGCCGTGGTCGACGACGAGATGCGCCGTGAGTTCCACCGTCCCACTGTCGGCATCCTGATCTGCGGCAGCCGCAACCAGCGCACGGTCCGGTACGCGCTCGGGCAGGCGTCGGCGCCGATGGCCGTGTCGACCTACACGTACGAGAGCCTGCCGGCGGCCGAGCAGCATGCGCTGCCCGCGGCCGAGCAGATCATCGCGGCACTCGGATGGGCGGAGGACGACGGCTCGGCGTGA